The following are encoded in a window of Acropora muricata isolate sample 2 chromosome 6, ASM3666990v1, whole genome shotgun sequence genomic DNA:
- the LOC136920381 gene encoding uncharacterized protein isoform X1 has translation MTGPQYKQHSSGVPLIRPTVLRQVADFANVFKAFIGTNWIGLPFAFKESGFVLGLVGILVIAVVTDHCCHLVIKCKRAAVQKVLDTVCLSDVTDVESQLTQAALLRDTVEKRMQYGDIGRIAMGKWGVLLVNMALLATQYGFCVGYFIFMGNTIELMFQSPLHDGSASNVTSPSNVTSSSSHSHSHDARLFALYVLIPLLPLILFSYIRGVRRLGPISFMANIALFVAFLSVIGNMLRGLKFKWHEMKLADWKTFPVFFGQVTSAYEGIGTLIPIETSMAESKHRFPLYLHFAIGGLSAILACFGMLGYLVYGEGVAQIVTDSFHPGPLILVVRCLLCFAILLTYPLQLFPIIEIVESWLFKSEAKNARTESSLNNDLSTSSNDVMISQVDTKSVTVNECSRLLAPEIPKEKSRLRQWKKNLLRTFLVLSTAGIAIALEDDFAFVSAIVGSVGSSTLGFILPCVFHLVLCKETNTRLIKAKDCLLITFGLVGGVVGLTVTIMQMVKQFSKT, from the exons ATGACAGGGCCACAGTACAAACAGCATTCTTCGGGCGTCCCGCTCATAAG GCCTACTGTGTTAAGACAAGTGGCAGATTTTGCTAATGTTTTCAAAGCATTCATTGGAACCAACTGGATTGGCCTGCCATTTGCTTTTAAAGAGAGTGGATTTGTG CTTGGCTTGGTTGGAATTCTTGTGATTGCAGTTGTTACAGACCATTGCTGTCATCTTGTAATCAAATGTAAGAGAGCTGCTGTTCAGAAGGTCTTGGACACAGTTTGTCTGTCAGATGTGACAGATGTGGAGTCTCAACTCACCCAAGCAGCATTACTAAGAGATACTGTGGAAAAACGGATGCAATACGGGGACATAGGAAGAATTGCTATGGGAAAATGGGGTGTTCTCTTGGTCAATATGGCACTTCTTGCCACACAGTATGGCTTTTGTGTGGGATATTTTATATTCATGGGCAATACTATTGAATTAATGTTCCAATCACCATTACATGACGGAAGTGCGTCAAATGTAACTTCACCGTCAAATGTTACTTCATCGTCTAGTCATAGTCATAGTCACGACGCTCGTCTATTTGCCCTTTATGTTCTCATACCACTGCTTCCATTGATATTGTTTTCATACATAAGAGGAGTAAGACGGCTTGGACCCATCAGTTTTATGGCCAACATTGCCCTCTTCGTTGCTTTCCTCTCTGTTATTGGAAACATGTTAAGAG GTTTGAAATTTAAATGGCATGAGATGAAGCTTGCTGATTGGAAAacatttccagtgttttttGGTCAAGTCACCAGTGCTTATGAAGGAATTGGAACT TTGATTCCAATAGAAACCAGCATGGCGGAGAGCAAGCACCGTTTTCCTTTATACCTTCATTTTGCTATTGGTGGTCTGTCCGCTATTCTTGCATGTTTTGGGATGCTTGGGTATTTGGTTTATGGTGAAGGAGTTGCACAGATTGTGACCGACAGTTTTCATCCTGGGCCATTAATCTTAGTGGTGCGATGCCTGTTGTGCTTTGCAATTCTATTAACATATCCTCTTCAACTCTTTCCAATCATAGAGATTGTTGAGAGCTGGTTGTTTAAATCGGAAGCAAAGAATGCAAGAACAGAAAGTTCACTGAATAATGACTTGTCTACCTCTAGCAATGATGTTATGATATCACAAGTTGATACTAAATCTGTAACAGTGAATGAGTGTTCGAGGTTATTGGCTCCAGAAATACCGAAGGAAAAGAGCAGG tTGAGACAATGGAAAAAGAATTTGTTGCGGACATTTCTTGTGCTCAGTACTGCAGGCATTGCCATTGCATTAGAAGATGACTTTGCTTTTGTTAGTGCCATTGTTGGCTCAGTTGGAAGCTCTACTCTGGGATTCATCTTACCTTGTGTATTTCACTTGGTTCTTTGTAAAGAAACAAACACAAGGTTGATAAAAGCTAAGGACTGCTTGCTTATTACCTTTGGCCTGGTTGGTGGAGTTGTTGGTTTAACAGTAACTATAATGCAGATGGTTAAACAGTTTTCAAAGACTTGA
- the LOC136920381 gene encoding uncharacterized protein isoform X2: MPTVLRQVADFANVFKAFIGTNWIGLPFAFKESGFVLGLVGILVIAVVTDHCCHLVIKCKRAAVQKVLDTVCLSDVTDVESQLTQAALLRDTVEKRMQYGDIGRIAMGKWGVLLVNMALLATQYGFCVGYFIFMGNTIELMFQSPLHDGSASNVTSPSNVTSSSSHSHSHDARLFALYVLIPLLPLILFSYIRGVRRLGPISFMANIALFVAFLSVIGNMLRGLKFKWHEMKLADWKTFPVFFGQVTSAYEGIGTLIPIETSMAESKHRFPLYLHFAIGGLSAILACFGMLGYLVYGEGVAQIVTDSFHPGPLILVVRCLLCFAILLTYPLQLFPIIEIVESWLFKSEAKNARTESSLNNDLSTSSNDVMISQVDTKSVTVNECSRLLAPEIPKEKSRLRQWKKNLLRTFLVLSTAGIAIALEDDFAFVSAIVGSVGSSTLGFILPCVFHLVLCKETNTRLIKAKDCLLITFGLVGGVVGLTVTIMQMVKQFSKT; the protein is encoded by the exons AT GCCTACTGTGTTAAGACAAGTGGCAGATTTTGCTAATGTTTTCAAAGCATTCATTGGAACCAACTGGATTGGCCTGCCATTTGCTTTTAAAGAGAGTGGATTTGTG CTTGGCTTGGTTGGAATTCTTGTGATTGCAGTTGTTACAGACCATTGCTGTCATCTTGTAATCAAATGTAAGAGAGCTGCTGTTCAGAAGGTCTTGGACACAGTTTGTCTGTCAGATGTGACAGATGTGGAGTCTCAACTCACCCAAGCAGCATTACTAAGAGATACTGTGGAAAAACGGATGCAATACGGGGACATAGGAAGAATTGCTATGGGAAAATGGGGTGTTCTCTTGGTCAATATGGCACTTCTTGCCACACAGTATGGCTTTTGTGTGGGATATTTTATATTCATGGGCAATACTATTGAATTAATGTTCCAATCACCATTACATGACGGAAGTGCGTCAAATGTAACTTCACCGTCAAATGTTACTTCATCGTCTAGTCATAGTCATAGTCACGACGCTCGTCTATTTGCCCTTTATGTTCTCATACCACTGCTTCCATTGATATTGTTTTCATACATAAGAGGAGTAAGACGGCTTGGACCCATCAGTTTTATGGCCAACATTGCCCTCTTCGTTGCTTTCCTCTCTGTTATTGGAAACATGTTAAGAG GTTTGAAATTTAAATGGCATGAGATGAAGCTTGCTGATTGGAAAacatttccagtgttttttGGTCAAGTCACCAGTGCTTATGAAGGAATTGGAACT TTGATTCCAATAGAAACCAGCATGGCGGAGAGCAAGCACCGTTTTCCTTTATACCTTCATTTTGCTATTGGTGGTCTGTCCGCTATTCTTGCATGTTTTGGGATGCTTGGGTATTTGGTTTATGGTGAAGGAGTTGCACAGATTGTGACCGACAGTTTTCATCCTGGGCCATTAATCTTAGTGGTGCGATGCCTGTTGTGCTTTGCAATTCTATTAACATATCCTCTTCAACTCTTTCCAATCATAGAGATTGTTGAGAGCTGGTTGTTTAAATCGGAAGCAAAGAATGCAAGAACAGAAAGTTCACTGAATAATGACTTGTCTACCTCTAGCAATGATGTTATGATATCACAAGTTGATACTAAATCTGTAACAGTGAATGAGTGTTCGAGGTTATTGGCTCCAGAAATACCGAAGGAAAAGAGCAGG tTGAGACAATGGAAAAAGAATTTGTTGCGGACATTTCTTGTGCTCAGTACTGCAGGCATTGCCATTGCATTAGAAGATGACTTTGCTTTTGTTAGTGCCATTGTTGGCTCAGTTGGAAGCTCTACTCTGGGATTCATCTTACCTTGTGTATTTCACTTGGTTCTTTGTAAAGAAACAAACACAAGGTTGATAAAAGCTAAGGACTGCTTGCTTATTACCTTTGGCCTGGTTGGTGGAGTTGTTGGTTTAACAGTAACTATAATGCAGATGGTTAAACAGTTTTCAAAGACTTGA